TGGACTTCAGAAGGAGCATATTCCAAGAAAAGCTTCTCGTAATTGGAAATACCACCCTGCTGGAGTAAACTAGGGCCTAACAGGATGATCTTGAGGCTTTTTGCTGTACCCATAGACTGCACATTTTCAATATTTTGTGAACCTTTGGTTAGTGTATTAATGAAAGAATTAAAATTGCTCATTTTGACGTTCTTCCATGCTCCAAACAATTCTATAAAAAATATTATCGAAATCTGGTTATTTTAAAATCCTATGAATTTAAAATATTTAAAAAGAATGAATTACTCCTACTCAGAAAAAGATTATAGCGAACTTATTATGGTATTGATCCCGACTAGAAAAACCAGAGGTTGAGAAGATTTCATAACTTTTATGCTGTAACTGGTTTTGAAGATTTAATCTTTCTTCCATATGTCATTCTCACTGATAAACAAATTGACACATATAACATCCAATTCAAACTATTAGATTCCAGCAAGCAAGATTCAGTAAGACTAGCTAAAGCCATATACGTCATAAATAGAAGTGGCCAAATATCTAATGCTGTTTTACTACCACGCATCCAAGCAAATCCTTGCAGATAACTGCTCGCAAACCCTATAAAGAATAAACCTAACCCTAAAACACCCAAATCAAGGCAAAGAGCTAAATAACCATTGTGGGGGTGGTTCGGTGTCCATCCAGCATTGAGCCAAATATAAGCAGATTCACCATTCCATCCTTGCCAGAATCCACCATAACCATAACCAACCCAAGGATGTTTCCAAATCATATCTATTACTAATGGCCACAAGTCTGTTCGCCCCGTAAGTGTTGGATCTTTACCAATTGAAGTTAGAAAAACACCAGCGTTATTAGACAACCAAAAATATAAAATTTGACTGATAGTTGCCATAATTATTAAGGTTGGTAGCATAATCTTATATGGCCAACGCCAAACTTTAAAAGCAAAAAATGCCACTATTATAATTAATAGATTAAGTACAGATGCCGTAGAACCAGCAAGCAGTAAAAGTAGTATTGACAAACAAAATGCCCCCCAGAAAAGCCAATTGCGTTTTTGATTTTGATAACCAAGGATGAAAAAAATCATACTACTAATTACCATTCTGGCTCCCAGACCGTTTTTGTGCGTAAATACTCCACGCCACTTGGAGCCATCACCATCTGGCTGTATACCGTATTTAGGCAAGGCTATAGCAAAAACAAAACTCAAAACTATAATAATTGCGAAAGTCCAAGCAAGTAAATACAATTGCTGTTTTAAGCTATATCGCGAAGCAAAATATAGACCAAACAAACTGGAGTTAATGAGGGTAAAACTATTTTTTAATGTTGTTGATGGTTCAAAAGACCAAGTAATAGAAATAACTGCCAATATTATTAAAGAATAAAGCCAAAGGTCTTTACTCACCACAAGTAAATAAAGAATTTTTTTCCAACGCAAAACTAGTAGTAAGAAGGTAACTGCATAGATTAAAAATAAAATCACCCGAATCACGGAGCTATCATACTCTACTGATTCACTCTGTCCTGCTCCTCCTGACAGAACAACAGTGAAGATTGCCCCTGAATAAATCAACAAAGCTACAACTGTGAATACATACTCTGCATAAATTAGTAGTTTTTTCATAAATTAACTAATGTTTATTTTGCATATTCATTTCTTTCTGATAAATTTGGGCTGTTTGAGCAGCAATATTTGACCAATTTAAATCTTGCTGACAGCGAGCTATTGCCGCAGTTTGCAAACGTTGTTGCAAGTCGCGATCGGTTAACAAACAAATTATGGCATCAGCTAAGGCTCGAACATCACGGGGTGGAACTAGCAATCCATCTTTTTGATGCTGAACTATTTCACTCAATCCCCCTACTTCAGAAGCTACAACAAGTGTTCCCATTCCATAAGATAAGGCTGCTACACCACTTTGAGAGGCTTCGATATATGGTAGAACTGTTGCTATGCTGCGTTGAAATAGATTACCTACTTCTTCAAGAGGAATAAAGTCATTAATAATCTCGTAGCGTTTTTCATCATAACCATTAGAAAAATACTGCTTTACGTTTTCTCCCCTTCCAGCAATAATCAGTTTAACTTCAGGTATGCATTCAGCAATTAAGGGTATAGCCTCAAGCAAATATCTCAATCCCTTATAGGGCAAGATGCGTCCAAAAAATAGCAAGGTATAAGGCTCACGGACTGGAATATGTTGACTACGCCGACGCTGATATAAAGTACCAAGTTCCCCATGAGGTAAAACATTGACTCGCCCTTCAGGTATACGAAATTGTTCAATTAAAACCTTTTTGAGTTGATTAGTATGGACAATCAATTGCTGGGAACGGTAAAAACTAATACGTCTAGTATACTCAGAACCAAAGGGAGTGATAGTATCCCCTGGGTGACGAAATATGTCATGGATAGTTGTAACCAATGGTGGCATCTTGTTCAGCAACAAAGTCAAATCGTACCAAGGATCGTTAGTTTCTTGGACATGTAAAACATCTGGCTGTATGTCTTTGATGATACGCATCACAGTCTGCATAGACAATAGGTTACGTGGGTCGCGAATCCGTGGTTTTTGAAAGCTAATGACGCGAATATTAGAATCAAGAACATTACTACAGACATCTGAGATTTTTTCTGGATGAATTAGCGTTAAATCAACATATTTAACCAGATTATTTGCTAATTCGATAGTATAGTCTTCAAAGCAAAAATGTATTAGAGCAACCTTAATCATAAACAAGTTTTCATCAGATTAATATTTATTTCATAACGCAGCTTTTATCAACCTGAGACATTTTAGTTTTTGTATTTTTTATATGAACTTATTAAGTCTTACTAAATAGTTTTAACCATATAGAACGGACACCCCCGAATTTATGCATTGCCAAGCAAGCAGCAAAAAAAGCGTATGAGCAAGTTGAAATAAGCAAAATCAATATAAAGTCTAGTTGAAATTCCTGTAGGATTAAAAACACCAATATCATCCCAATGCTAATTAGAAGTGGACGAGGTATTATCCGCCATAGACGTAACGAAAATAACTGACTGTACACAGCGTATGTGAGTAAGCTAAAACCAGTAAAACCCATTGCTAATTGCATAAATGCTGCACCCATTAGCTTATACTGTGAAATCAATATTACGCCTGATGATAATCCTACTACATTGGTAGCAATAACCTCAATTAAGTTAAATTTCTCAAAACCATTGGCTAAAAGCAGATAGACAAATGTCCGTACAAATGGGTATGTAATGAGTGATAAACAACTTACCTTAAGTACTAAGTTTACCTGACTAAAATGAGGATTTTTATAAACAAATGTTATTAAATCATTTCCCAGAAAAAATATTACAACAATAATTGGTAATGCGATACACAAAAGCATTTCAATAATGTTTTCGGTAATTGAACGTGATTTCTCCTTTCCTAGAGCTACTGCCTTTGTCATTGCAGGAAAAGCAGCCATACCTACACTATCTGTAACTAAGGAAAAAGGTAGCATTAATTGTCCAATCACGCCATAGAGACCAACCATCAACTCACTTCCTAAGAGCGAGATAATTAAAATAGCCATTCTACTACTAAGTATACCTACTGCATCAATAAGCATAAATGTCCAAGCAGACTTGAATAAGTGCCATACAAAATCTTGCTTAATTTCCCATTTTGGCGTAACCATTTTTGTAATTAGAATCCATTCAATTACTAAAACTAGGGTTTCGGAAATTGCTAAAATTCCTGCTAAATAATTTATTCCATAATTAAGATGCAAAAACCAGAGCATTACTAGTAAACGTAGAATATAGACTGGAACTGTAGAGATGGAAATTAAATTCATCCTCTCTTGAGCCTGAAAAATTGCCTCTGTGATGTTGGAAAGCGAAAACGGAATGATTGTTAATCCCATTATGTAGCAAGTAGTTGAGGTGTCCGAACTATAGGGGAGTACAAACACGACAACGACCTGTACTAAATAAGCAATAATGCTTAAAAGAATTTGCAAAAAAGTACCACTCACCAGGTAAGCAGGCATTTCTTGTGGATTGCGAGATAGTTCTCGCGTAAACAAGGTTTTTAGACCCTGCGAACCAATGACCATAAAGATATAGTAGTAGCTAAATGCTAGTAGATATCGCCCTAAGTCATATGGACCTAAAGTACGAGCGATAGATGCCACTAGCACAAAACTTGTAATACTTTGCACTAACCGATTCACTAACAATGACAGAGAATTTGTTAGTAATTTTCGTTGTCCCATTCTTTGCAAATTGTAGTTTAATTAAAATTAATAAATATAACGGCATCTTTACTTAACATTTTTAAGTTTAAGAGTATTTACTCACTCACGTTTTTCTAAGCCTTATTTGTTCGTTGTTAATCCTCAATAAAACCTAATTTCAGAGACAGTATAAAAAGCTAATTTGTCAAGCAAGTATGCCTTAGAGGGTGTTTGAAAAGTCCGGGAAGGTATAATCTAGCCCTTCTGATGGGCTTAACTGCAACGATAAATCAAGGTTCTAGCCCTATACTGAGATACTTCGCTGTGCTAACGATGAGGTCAAACGACCATTTTGAAACATCCTCTTACACCTCAGTGTTCAAAGTACTTATAAAACAAGCGTTCCAGATTTAAGCTAAAGATGTGACTAATGAACAGCCTATAAGGGAAGGTGAGTAAGATTCAAAGTCTCTTTCCTAAAAGGGGCTTTGTTGTATATGCAAGTCCTAAAATCGTTGCCTGGTAAAATACAAACCTTTCTAGGCAAGCTTTTGAATATATCAGGCTGATTATCAATAGTGTCAGATTATTGATAGATATATAATGGAAAATAAAGGATTTTAAACACAATTTTCCGTTCTTTTCCGTCCACTTGATCCCAACTCAACTTGTGCATGTACGATAGCCTAAAAGGAGACAGGTCAAAGTATATTGCATCTAAAAGAGAATCGCTATACAGCGTTTTTCAAACAACTTATGTAAACCCAAATCTTTTTTAGAAAAATGAGTAGTTTTCAAAACTTACCTCACCACGTTGGTAAACGCTATAAGATGGGTTTGTAAGATTCTATTTTTGGGCGACTAAAAAAATATTGTCCGCAAACAAATAAACTTTTCTCAGCAACTTACTAAAAGAACGACGCACTTTTTTAGTGGGAATTATGAAAATAATATTTTCTACAATAAACATAAAATTCAAGTAGAAAATACTAATTGCTATTATTTGCTCTTCTTTCTTTAAGCCTAGTACAGACAATAATTTTCTCAAATTAGCTGGTATAGCACAATAAACATATTTGTATCCAGCTATCTTTAAAGAATCATGTAATTCTCGATATGTATACTCTTTAAGATGCATACCATGAGGATTATCATATCCAAAAACCGACGATACATCGTGAGGACCTGTATGACAATGAGGTGTAGTAAATATGTATTTCCATGCGGGACAAGAATTTTATAAGCACTTTGAAAGTGTGTAGTTAAATCGTCTGGATGGAAGTGTTCAATAACTTGATTAGATACTACTAAATCATAAAACTCCTTTTGTTCAAAATTGTCTAAGTTTACACCATCAGAATTACCCCAAGACAAATTAATTGACGAATCAGTTATATATTTAGAACCACGTTCCCTTGTAATTTCTGTAGCTTTGCATTCAAATCCACATTTAGCCAAATGTTCTATCATTTCTCCCTTACCAGAACCAACTTCGTAAATTTTTTTAGGTGGAGATCCGATCGCTTCTAGCCAAGTTTTATATTTATCCAGACTTGGTTTTGTATCTGGTAAAAAAGAGTTTTGCCATTGTAATTTATTATAAAGAATAGTATAGGCTTGCTCAAACACTTCCCATCGATTTTGTGAGTTCGATTCTAAAAGGTCTTTTGTCAATTTTCTTTCTAATTCCCAGTGTTCAAGTATCATTTGTTCCGTGATTTCTGCTTCAGCAGGGATGCGGTAGTTGCGTTTATAGCGAGTGATCAGTTCAATTCCTCTTGGTTCCATAATTAACTCTTTCAGTTTAATAGGTTTATGTGTAAGTAAAGTAAAATAAGGGTCTAAATCTCACTTTCCATAAGGTTCAAACAAAAATGGATCGTTTTAGAAATTTAGTAGCCTTGATAAAGAAATTGCAATTATTGCGTTACTTTTATGGATAATCAATACTACAATACCAGCATAATAAACTACGGAGTCTCAAATTACTAAAGTTATGAAAGCTATATCCAAGTCTTTTAATATTTAAATCTATCTAAAAGTCTGTCAACCCTTTCTTAAATAAACTTTTGGACTTCTAAGAAATGAAAATTTTGCTCATTCAATCGTAGTAATTTTGGTTTTCACTATAGAATAAGTCAAAGAACTGAAATTGCCTTCTTAACTGATTCCTTGGTTTGCTAGCATTCACCTTAGTATGCACCTTCTTTTTTCAAAACTACCATAACTGTTTTGAGCAGAATTTCAAAGTCTAAACTAAGTGACCAATTTTCAATGTAGTTAAGATCAAGATTTATTACTTGTTCAAAATCTACAATATCCGAACGGCCTGAAACTTGCCAAAGACCTGTAATACCAGGTAAAACTTCATGTCTAATAAAATGATGTTCAGAAAATTTATCTACATCTCTGGTAGGTAAAGGACGAGGTCCTACTATGCTCATTTCTCCAAAGATAACGTTAAAAAGTTGAGGTAATTCATCTAAGCTGTAACGCCGAAGAAATTTTCCAACACGGGTAATGCGAGGATCGTCTTTAATCTTAAAGATAATCCCATCTTTCGTTTCATTTAAAGCCTCTAATTCTTTCTGTAATTTTTCTGCATCAGACCTCATCGTTCTGAATTTCCATACTTTAAATTGCTGTCCATGTAAACCTATGCGGGTTTGCCTGTAAAATACCGTGCCGGGAGAGTCCAGTTTTATAGCTACAGCTATAGCTATATAAATAGGGAATGATAACATTACAAATAAAGTTGCGAAACAAAAATCACAACTACGCTTTATCCAAAAATCTTTACCTGTAATTATCGGACAATCTAAACTCAGGCAAGGCATTCCACCTATTTTGTTAAATTCTACGTTTTTATAAATTGGTTTTAATTCCATCGGTAAAATATGTACTTGGATACCAGATGCTTGAAATAACCAGCATAAAAACATTCTGTTTTTTAGAGCATCCCAAGATATAAAAACCTCTGTTACACCCAATTGATTAAGTTTACTCAATGTTTGTTGACGTTGATATCTGTCTAATGAACTAGCATGAGCTGTTCCAGAGATAATGTAATGTTTTTCTTTTTTTATAAAGCTAGAAATTTGTTCATGATCTTGAGGATCGCAAATAATGAAGACAGAAGAACGAACTATTTTTTTCTGCTTTCGCAAATATTCAAGAGTAATATTTACAGCATATCTACCAGTGCAAATAAATAATATACTTAGTAGCCAAGATAGTAGTATTAATCTTGGGTGTGTAATATCAACAACTGGTTTATACAAAGAACAAACAAGTACTATTAATCCATGAGCAAAAGTTAGAGATTTAATTATATTCAAATAGTCATAGCGTTTTTGCCCTTCACGATAAATACCTTGGAGAGCTAACGATCCTATTTGAATCCCAATAGTTATTAAAATGGGTAAATAATGACTAGGTATATACCAAGTAAAACTTCCATAAGAAGATTGGTATCCGGCTAAAAACCAAGCTAGGGATAAGAGGGTATAGTCTACTAAAAATAATGTTGTTAATCTCAACCACCACGATCCCTTGCGTACAGTGACAAATGAAGATGCACGTAAATCCAAAGGCACTTCACTGAATTTACTTGTTGTAATGCTTTGATTACTCATAATTAGGAACGTTTAGTGTAGTTAAAATCTGATAGAAACTGATACAAAACAAGTAGGTCCTCTCAATTTTTTTCAAACAAGCTTGGATTTGGTGGTCAGTTTACTATTTATTTTGAGCAACTTTTAAGTTATTGCTCAAAAGCATCTTCACAGGGTTGGATTGAGTACGGTTACTAGGCAAATATTCAGATTTGGTTGTAGGTTTAGAATCAGGTTTAGTCTGAAGGCTTTAAGATTTAAATACCAAAAACAAGTTTTTTGGCGGGTTAAGTTATGTTTGAAAGAAATTATTGACCTTGATTAATAATCAAGTAATTGCAGTGAAAATATTAGGATTTTGTTAGTATTTTTTGAATTGCGTAATACTTGAACTGAGATTACTTCAGTTTTAATTGATCGCAAGAGTTATGCTTCTATGATAAAACTATGTTCTTTCGGAAACTACTGTAGCATATTTAGCTAGACTAATTTAGCTGTGCTTAGAAGTTTTCTGTTTTTTTACGCATAATTACTGATTAGCAAAACTTACACACGTAATATATAACAAAATGCATTAAAAATTTGACTATTGTTACAAAACTTTACATATCGAATATTGTTATTAAACCTGGATTTATCTATAGATTTTAGGTGTATTTGCCAGTAGTAGCTATTTCCAGAATATCTTAAGTGTACTTGCTTAAGCACTAGTACTATCAGAATATTCTCTTTGTCTTTTCCTTGCTCACTTCCAAATGTCCCCTTTTTTGCTTTATTTTAAGTATCTATCTTAACCTATCGCTACTGTAAATTCTCAATATTGTTAAGCTTTTGAATCCCTAAAAGTGAAGTTGCTTTATCGATATAGACTGTACTTCTGACTAGAGATATGAAGGTTAATGAAACTTGTATAATTCTTCAAGAAAATAATATTATAGCTTTACAATAATTTTATATATGAGTAAACCAAATGAAGATTTGGTAATATTTTTTTTTTGCTCAGTGGATTCTCATAAAATGAGAATAATCTATAAACTGGATCGATAAAAATATGATTGAGTACGAAGAAAAAGTCATGAATCAAAAATCTTATTTTTAAGATAATGTGATGAGTAAAGTTGAAGTCTTGAAAAAATGCTAAATGCCTTTTTCTATCCTACACAATACTGCAATGTTTGCATGATGGGATCGTTAGGAACGTTTTGCCAGAGCTTAATAGTACTGATATTATACTCAATGAGCAAGAATTCTTGACAATTTACTTAGTAATTGCCAAGCAAAAATCAACCAAGTTTTGTAGATGTAACCTGTACCAAATATAAAAATCATCATCAACCTCTGCTCAATGCTGAAATGAAGGTACTGGTAATAGTCAAAAATCAGGTATTAAGTTAAGTGGGTGTGAATCATTAAAGGTTTACAGTAATGGCTGAAACCCTATTGTATAAAGTTAATCCCTTTCTACGGATGATTTTAATTAACTGCCTTGTGTAATATAGTTCAATTTATTCTTACGCACTTACTTAGCCTTTGAGTTAGAGAAATTTTCTAGTGACAGGTGAGAATTTAGTGCATTTACTAATAACAAGCACTGTATCTGGACTTTGTGAGTGGTTCTAGATAAATATTTGTAATTATAAGCTTTCTAAGTCAGAATTACCGGGTTTAGAGATTAGCGATCTGAACTCTTAATTTAAAGCGTTTTGGTGAGAATTTACAGATAAAATAAAATTTACAAGCACCCAGCAAGCAGTGGCTTTAGCAAAAATACAACTGAAAGCGCAAACATACTGATTTATTACCACATTATATATAAAAATGCAAAATGCAAATAAATAGCCAAACTTCAGAGTATAAGCAAAATATTCCCCTAAACAACCTAACTCACGTCATCTGCACTCAAGTTATACAGGAATTGAATGATTCCAAAGCAGTCTGTTACGAGGATCTGTGCATTCATCAAATGTTTGAGATGCAAGTAGAGCGATCGCCCCAGTCCATTGCTGTAATATTTGAAAATACACAACTTACTTATCGGCAGCTAAATCAGCAGGCTAATCAACTAGCGCACCACCTACGTGCTTTAGGCGTTGGCCCCGAAGTGCTTGTGGGCATTTGCCTAGAGCGCTCCTTGGAGATG
This Nostoc sp. KVJ3 DNA region includes the following protein-coding sequences:
- a CDS encoding class I SAM-dependent methyltransferase produces the protein MEPRGIELITRYKRNYRIPAEAEITEQMILEHWELERKLTKDLLESNSQNRWEVFEQAYTILYNKLQWQNSFLPDTKPSLDKYKTWLEAIGSPPKKIYEVGSGKGEMIEHLAKCGFECKATEITRERGSKYITDSSINLSWGNSDGVNLDNFEQKEFYDLVVSNQVIEHFHPDDLTTHFQSAYKILVPHGNTYLLHLIVIQVLTMYRRFLDMIILMVCILKSIHIENYMIL
- a CDS encoding glycosyltransferase family 4 protein, with product MIKVALIHFCFEDYTIELANNLVKYVDLTLIHPEKISDVCSNVLDSNIRVISFQKPRIRDPRNLLSMQTVMRIIKDIQPDVLHVQETNDPWYDLTLLLNKMPPLVTTIHDIFRHPGDTITPFGSEYTRRISFYRSQQLIVHTNQLKKVLIEQFRIPEGRVNVLPHGELGTLYQRRRSQHIPVREPYTLLFFGRILPYKGLRYLLEAIPLIAECIPEVKLIIAGRGENVKQYFSNGYDEKRYEIINDFIPLEEVGNLFQRSIATVLPYIEASQSGVAALSYGMGTLVVASEVGGLSEIVQHQKDGLLVPPRDVRALADAIICLLTDRDLQQRLQTAAIARCQQDLNWSNIAAQTAQIYQKEMNMQNKH
- a CDS encoding sugar transferase — translated: MSNQSITTSKFSEVPLDLRASSFVTVRKGSWWLRLTTLFLVDYTLLSLAWFLAGYQSSYGSFTWYIPSHYLPILITIGIQIGSLALQGIYREGQKRYDYLNIIKSLTFAHGLIVLVCSLYKPVVDITHPRLILLSWLLSILFICTGRYAVNITLEYLRKQKKIVRSSVFIICDPQDHEQISSFIKKEKHYIISGTAHASSLDRYQRQQTLSKLNQLGVTEVFISWDALKNRMFLCWLFQASGIQVHILPMELKPIYKNVEFNKIGGMPCLSLDCPIITGKDFWIKRSCDFCFATLFVMLSFPIYIAIAVAIKLDSPGTVFYRQTRIGLHGQQFKVWKFRTMRSDAEKLQKELEALNETKDGIIFKIKDDPRITRVGKFLRRYSLDELPQLFNVIFGEMSIVGPRPLPTRDVDKFSEHHFIRHEVLPGITGLWQVSGRSDIVDFEQVINLDLNYIENWSLSLDFEILLKTVMVVLKKEGAY
- a CDS encoding oligosaccharide flippase family protein, translated to MGQRKLLTNSLSLLVNRLVQSITSFVLVASIARTLGPYDLGRYLLAFSYYYIFMVIGSQGLKTLFTRELSRNPQEMPAYLVSGTFLQILLSIIAYLVQVVVVFVLPYSSDTSTTCYIMGLTIIPFSLSNITEAIFQAQERMNLISISTVPVYILRLLVMLWFLHLNYGINYLAGILAISETLVLVIEWILITKMVTPKWEIKQDFVWHLFKSAWTFMLIDAVGILSSRMAILIISLLGSELMVGLYGVIGQLMLPFSLVTDSVGMAAFPAMTKAVALGKEKSRSITENIIEMLLCIALPIIVVIFFLGNDLITFVYKNPHFSQVNLVLKVSCLSLITYPFVRTFVYLLLANGFEKFNLIEVIATNVVGLSSGVILISQYKLMGAAFMQLAMGFTGFSLLTYAVYSQLFSLRLWRIIPRPLLISIGMILVFLILQEFQLDFILILLISTCSYAFFAACLAMHKFGGVRSIWLKLFSKT
- a CDS encoding O-antigen ligase family protein — translated: MKKLLIYAEYVFTVVALLIYSGAIFTVVLSGGAGQSESVEYDSSVIRVILFLIYAVTFLLLVLRWKKILYLLVVSKDLWLYSLIILAVISITWSFEPSTTLKNSFTLINSSLFGLYFASRYSLKQQLYLLAWTFAIIIVLSFVFAIALPKYGIQPDGDGSKWRGVFTHKNGLGARMVISSMIFFILGYQNQKRNWLFWGAFCLSILLLLLAGSTASVLNLLIIIVAFFAFKVWRWPYKIMLPTLIIMATISQILYFWLSNNAGVFLTSIGKDPTLTGRTDLWPLVIDMIWKHPWVGYGYGGFWQGWNGESAYIWLNAGWTPNHPHNGYLALCLDLGVLGLGLFFIGFASSYLQGFAWMRGSKTALDIWPLLFMTYMALASLTESCLLESNSLNWMLYVSICLSVRMTYGRKIKSSKPVTA